The Triplophysa dalaica isolate WHDGS20190420 chromosome 5, ASM1584641v1, whole genome shotgun sequence genome window below encodes:
- the igf1 gene encoding LOW QUALITY PROTEIN: insulin-like growth factor I (The sequence of the model RefSeq protein was modified relative to this genomic sequence to represent the inferred CDS: deleted 1 base in 1 codon), giving the protein MTSNKFIFAGLLQRTQGMSSGHFFHWHLCDVFKCTMRCLSCTHTLSLVLCVLALTPATLEAVPETLCGAELVDTLQFVCGDRGFYFSKPTGYGPSSRRSHNRGIVDECCFQSCELRRLEMYCAPVKSGKTPRSLRTQRHTDTPRTPKKSTSGPCHSSCKEVHQKNSSRGNTGGRNYRM; this is encoded by the exons ATGACTTCAAACAAGTTCATTTTTGCTGGACTTTTGCAGAGGACCCAA GGGATGTCTAGCGGTCATTTCTTTCACTGGCATTTGTGTGATGTCTTCAAG TGTACCATGCGCTGTCTCTCGTGCACCCACACCCTGTCGCTGGTGCTGTGCGTCCTCGCGTTGACTCCCGCGACACTGGAGGCGGTGCCGGAGACCCTGTGCGGGGCGGAGCTTGTGGACACGCTGCAGTTTGTGTGCGGAGACAGGGGGTTTTATTTCA GCAAACCGACGGGATATGGGCCCAGTTCGAGACGGTCGCACAACCGCGGCATCGTGGACGAATGCTGCTTTCAGAGCTGTGAACTGCGGCGGCTGGAGATGTACTGCGCTCCTGTGAAGTCCGGCAAAACTCCACGGTCTCTAAGGACGCAAAGGCACACAGACACCCCAAGGACACCAAAG AAATCTACATCTGGACCCTGCCACTCTTCATGTAAG gAGGTTCATCAGAAGAACTCGAGCCGAGGAAACACAGGAGGCAGAAACTATCGCATGTAG
- the LOC130421245 gene encoding branched-chain-amino-acid aminotransferase, cytosolic-like, giving the protein MRCLSCTHTLSLVLLCAETGGFISSFDDVELLECIRKLVELDQDWVPQSDSASLYIRPTFVGTEPTLGVKKPSRALLFVILSPVGSYFSTGVKPTSLWADSKFIRAWKGGTGDCKMGGNYGASIYPQYEAVGYGCQQVLWLYGDDHQITEAGTMNIFLHWINENGEEELATPPLDGIILPGITRQSILELAREWGEFNVSERYLTMADLRRALEESRVKEMFGSGTACIVSPVGRILYQGENLPIPCKENLPPLACRLMKELTDIQYGRTPSDWSFIV; this is encoded by the exons ATGCGCTGTCTCTCGTGCACCCACACCCTGTCGCTGGTGCT TTTGTGTGCGGAGACAGGGGGTTTTATTTCA AGTTTTGATGATGTGGAGTTGCTGGAGTGTATCAGGAAGTTGGTGGAGCTTGATCAGGACTGGGTCCCACAGTCAGACTCTGCCAGTCTGTACATCCGGCCCACTTTCGTTGGAACAGAG CCTACACTTGGAGTAAAGAAGCCGTCCCGTGCACTCCTGTTTGTTATTCTCAGCCCTGTTGGCTCATACTTCAGTACTGGAGTCAAACCAACGTCTTTGTGGGCAGATTCAAAATTCATCAGAGCCTGGAAAGGAGGAACGGGTGACTGCAAAATGGgcgg GAACTATGGGGCGTCTATCTACCCCCAGTACGAGGCAGTGGGGTACGGCTGTCAGCAGGTTCTGTGGCTGTATGGGGACGATCATCAGATCACTGAGGCCGGAACCATGAACATTTTCCTCCACTGGATCAATGAGAATGGGG AGGAGGAGCTGGCAACACCACCTCTAGATGGAATTATCCTGCCCGGCATTACACGCCAAAGCATTCTGGAACTTGCTCGCGAATGG GGTGAGTTTAATGTGTCAGAGCGGTATCTGACCATGGCTGACCTGCGGCGGGCTCTGGAGGAAAGTCGGGTCAAGGAGATGTTTGGTTCTGGAACAGCTTGTATTGTTAGTCCAGTTGGCAGGATTCTGTATCAGGGAGAG AATCTTCCTATTCCATGTAAGGAAAACTTACCTCCTCTTGCCTGCAGACTAATGAAGGAGCTCACAGATATTCAG TATGGCCGGACTCCCAGCGATTGGTCTTTCATTGTATAA